Proteins from a single region of Hordeum vulgare subsp. vulgare chromosome 6H, MorexV3_pseudomolecules_assembly, whole genome shotgun sequence:
- the LOC123406339 gene encoding putative adagio-like protein 2, whose protein sequence is MEWDSDSDGSGEEDEEEEGVGPWGADGCRGGGGFSLAIEGVLGGACGLVVSDALEPDFPIIYVNRGFEDATGYHAEEVLGRNCRFLQCRGPFAQRRHPLVDAIVVTEIQRCLEEGTEFQGDLLNFRKDGSPFMTSLQLKPIYGDDETITHYMGIQFFNDCNVELGPLPGSMAKEAVRSLWIAPDNTLRPTPTGKGNFCSEYSHLFQLSDEVLCQKILSRLSPRDIASVNSVCKRLYHMTKNDHLWRMVCQNAWGNDATRALENVAGTKSLAWGRLARELTTLEAVTWKKLTIGGTVEPSRCNFSACAVGNRVVLFGGEGVNAQPMNDTFVLDLSATKPEWRHVNVGLAPPGRWGHTLSCLSGSLLVLFGGCGGQGLLNDVFILDLDAKHPTWREIFGLTPPVPRSWHSSCTMDGSKLVVSGGCADSGVLLSDTHLLDVTMERPVWREIPAPWTPPSRLGHSLSVYDGRKILMFGGLAKSGPLRLRSGDVFTMDLSDAVPSWRCITGSGMPGACNPAGVGPPPRLDHVAVSLPGGRIMIFGGSVAGLHSASQLYLLDPTEEKPTWRILNVPGRPPRFAWGHSTCVMEGSKAIVLGGQTGEEWTLTEIHELSLASSLV, encoded by the exons ATGGAGTGGGACAGCGACTCGGACGGCAGcggggaggaggacgaggaggaggagggggtcggGCCGTGGGGCGCGGATGGgtgccggggcggcggcgggttcTCGCTGGCGATCgagggggtgctcggcggcgccTGCGGCCTCGTCGTGTCCGACGCGCTCGAGCCCGACTTCCCCATCATCTACGTCAACCGCGGCTTCGAGGACGCCACCGGCTACCACGCCGAGGAGGTGCTCGGGAGGAACTG cCGTTTTTTGCAATGCAGAGGACCATTTGCTCAGAGGAGACATCCCCTTGTTGATGCTATAGTAGTTACTGAGATTCAGAGATGCTTAGAGGAAGGAACTGAGTTCCAGGGTGATCTGCTGAATTTTAGGAAAGATGGTTCCCCGTTTATGACGAGTCTGCAACTAAAGCCCATATATGGAGATGATGAAACAATAACCCATTATATGGGCATTCAGTTCTTCAACGATTGTAATGTTGAGTTGGGGCCTTTGCCTGGCTCTATGGCAAAGGAAGCTGTGAGATCGCTATGGATTGCACCAGATAACACACTCCGACCAACTCCAACAGGGAAGGGTAACTTTTGCTCTGAGTATTCTCATCTCTTCCAACTGAGTGATGAGGTATTGTGCCAGAAGATCCTATCAAGATTGTCACCGAGGGATATAGCATCTGTAAACTCCGTATGTAAACGTTTGTATCATATGACAAAGAATGATCACCTTTGGAGAATGGTTTGTCAGAATGCATGGGGCAACGATGCAACTCGGGCTCTTGAGAATGTGGCTGGCACAAAAAGTTTGGCATGGGGACGGCTAGCAAGGGAGTTGACTACACTGGAAGCCGTCACCTGGAAGAAATTGACGATCGGGGGTACAGTGGAGCCATCTCGCTGCAACTTCAGTGCTTGTGCTGTAGGAAACCGGGTTGTCCTTTTCGGTGGGGAAGGCGTTAACGCACAGCCGATGAATGATACATTTGTGCTGGATTTGAGTGCGACCAAGCCAGAGTGGAGGCACGTCAATGTGGGGTTGGCTCCTCCTGGCCGCTGGGGCCATACCCTGTCATGCCTAAGTGGATCGCTGTTGGTTCTGTTTGGTGGATGTGGCGGCCAGGGGTTGCTCAATGATGTGTTTATTTTGGATTTGGATGCAAAACATCCTACATGGCGTGAGATTTTTGGCCTTACACCACCAGTTCCACGGTCATGGCATAGCTCTTGCACGATGGATGGATCGAAGCTGGTGGTTTCTGGTGGCTGTGCCGACTCTGGTGTGCTTCTCAGCGACACTCATCTCTTAGATGTAACAATGGAAAGGCCTGTTTGGAGGGAGATACCTGCACCTTGGACTCCACCTTCTAGGTTGGGCCACTCACTCTCTGTCTACGATGGCCGGAAAATCCTGATGTTTGGTGGTCTTGCCAAAAGCGGCCCTTTGCGACTCAGGTCTGGCGATGTATTCACAATGGACTTGAGTGATGCTGTACCGTCATGGCGGTGCATCACCGGTAGCGGAATGCCAGGAGCCTGCAACCCCGCTGGAGTTGGTCCGCCTCCTCGCCTTGATCATGTTGCCGTGAGCCTACCCGGAGGGAGAATTATGATATTTGGTGGCTCTGTAGCAGGTCTTCATTCCGCCTCACAGCTTTACCTCCTGGATCCGACCGAAGAGAAACCTACCTGGAGAATACTGAACGTTCCAGGGCGCCCTCCAAGGTTTGCCTGGGGACACAGTACCTGTGTCATGGAAGGATCAAAGGCAATAGTTCTTGGAGGACAAACCGGAGAGGAGTGGACGCTGACTGAAATTCATGAACTCTCTCTGGCGAGCTCATTAGTTTGA
- the LOC123403193 gene encoding uncharacterized protein LOC123403193, protein MGSGNLVMKKVVKPSSFDLDIQLDRSWTEDVTCPICLDFPHNAVLLRCTSYEKGCRPFVCDTDKSRSNCLERFKSAHGQPVNVKVSAVNIAPRDSIHFISSNTNSHPACPLCRGDVIGWAVIGEARQHLNQKKRCCEESCCSYVGNFHELQKHTQQKHPNSRPSEIDPARRVDWENFQQSSDIIDVLSTIHAQVPNSIVLGDYVIEYGDDDAGDDYEVLHRVRGNWWTSCIFCKSFGSSRGRRRARTRERRSGGRRASNRSGQESFSIDVPARAVDIREIRFDGIDDEYLVTGAMPSVAASRRMASHYRDPRYVRRRAHP, encoded by the exons ATGGGTTCAGGAAATCTGGTGATGAAGAAGGTGGTGAAGCCCAGCTCTTTCGATCTCGACATACAGCTCGACAGGAGCTGGACGGAGGACGTTACATGCCCGATCTGCCTCGATTTCCCGCACAACGCGGTCTTGCTGAGGTGCACATCTTATGAGAAGGGTTGCCGGCCGTTCGTGTGCGACACCGACAAGTCCCGTTCGAACTGCCTCGAGCGGTTTAAGAGTGCTCATGGGCAGCCGGTGAACGTGAAGGTCTCCGCCGTTAACATCGCTCCCCGTGACAGCATCCATTTCATCTCGTCAAACACAAACAGCCACCCGGCTTGCCCGTTGTGTAGAGGCGATGTCATCGGTTGGGCTGTCATCGGGGAGGCGCGGCAGCACCTTAACCAGAAGAAAAGATGCTGCGAAGAGAGCTGCTGTTCGTACGTCGGCAACTTCCATGAGCTTCAGAAGCACAcccagcagaagcacccaaactccCGCCCTTCGGAGATCGATCCCGCTCGCCGGGTCGACTGGGAGAATTTCCAGCAGTCGTCCGATATCATCGATGTCTTGAGCACGATACACGCGCAGGTGCCTAACAGCATAGTTCTGGGAGATTATGTCATCGAGTATGGGGACGATGACGCTGGAGATGACTATGAAGTTCTCCACAGGGTCAGGGGAAACTGGTGGACGTCCTGTATTTTCTGCAAGTCGTTCGGGTCTTCGAGAGGCCGAAGAAGAGCAAGGACAAGGGAAAGGAGAAGTGGTGGAAGGAGGGCCAGCAACAGGTCTGGTCAGGAAAGCTTCAGCATCGACGTTCCGGCCAGAGCTGTTGACATAAGGGAAATCAGATTTGATGGAATAGATGATGAATACCTTGTTACAGGGGCTATGCCTAGTGTCGCAGCGTCCAGGAGAATGGCCAGTCATTACAG GGATCCCAGGTATGTCCGCCGACGCGCGCACCCCTAG